The genomic segment GATAATAAGTAGGACGACAGCGGCAATCGTTGCGAACCAGCTCAAGCCATAATAAAGTTCTGTGACGACGAGGCCTTCGGCTTTGTCTCTGACGCTTTTTTGGACAGAAATGACCGCAAACAGGGCAAATAGCAAAACGGTGAAATAATACCCCTTCTCGTTGAGTGTCATACTTGCATTCCAGAGCCCGATGCAGTAGCCTATCGTTCCGACAAGCAGTGCCGTCCACGAAGCACCGATAAAAGCTCCTGTAGGTTTTAATGGATTTCTTGCGTTTGAATCAGTTTTCAAATTTTTTTCTTCGATCGTGTTTTTTAGCGGTTCCATAATGTAAATTTTTATTGTTGTTATTTGTTGGATCAAATATCTATAGCTTGGCTGATCCGTGAAAATGAATTTCTTGATAATACTGATGACATATTTTGTTGTTTTATCTTATATTTTCACTAATCTTGTATATTATGGATTCTATTTCGGACTTGATCGATCTTTTCAATATCGATGATATTAAGGATTTTAAGACGTTTTTAAAAAGGAAAAATAAACGGACTGATGTGAAGAATCTTCAGTTGCTTGATTTTATAAAAACTGATGATATAAATAAGCTAGAAAAACTTTATGGAACGTCAAAAAATAGAGATGCATACCATGCACTACGGAAAAGGCTACATGATAGTCTGCTTTTTTTTCTTTCTAATAAGGTGTTTGAGCGGGATAACAGCGAAGCACATGAAGCTCTACGTCTACTGGTTGTTGGCCGTTTTCTACTGGAAAACCATTTGCCGAAAGCCGGATTTAAATGTCTTCATCGTGCTGAGCAAAAAGCGCAGTTGCTTGAGCAGTTCAGTCTGCTCAATGAAATTCTGCAAACGAGATTGCAATATGCGTATCTGGATCCAAAGGCCAATTTAGAAATACTGATTGAGCGTTTGATGTGCAATCAAAATAAAATGCAGCAGGAAGCTAAATTTGAGATTGCGTATGCGTTTTTGAGGTCGGAGCTGCAGGATATCCACCTGAAAGCCAAAATTGTTGACTTAAATAATCTTGTCTCCGGTGCTCTCCGCAAGTATGCGATTTCATTAAGCGAACTATTGTCTTTTAAGTCACTTTATCAAATATTATACATTGCCAACGAGTATGCAACAATACACCAGAATTATGCGCTTGTGAAATCCTTTTTGAAAATAAGTGATGAATTTGTTGCGCAGCAGCGCGCGAATTCAGTGCATCATATGTTCTACTATTTGCATATCCTTTATTTTCTCGCCAATTTTAATTTTCGTAACGGTTTGTTTGGTCATAGCTTGGAGTATTTGCAAGAGCTGGAGGAAGGCATGTCGACAGGGATTGCTTATGGCAAGCAGTTTCGCAGCCGCTATTACCTGCTAATGGCGCTGAATTATCATTATTTAGGGGCGGGAGACAAAGGTCTGACATTCTTGCGGTCGGGTATACAGCAAATTGGGGGACAGACAAACGAGGCAGAACTCGCGGATTTACAGCTCTGTTTGGTCATGTTCTTGACACAGTTCCAGGATCAGGATGCGTTAGCAGAGCTCAGGAAAATGATGCGGACAGACTCTTGGTATGAGAAGAAAATGGGTATGTTGTGGACTATACGCAAAAATTTATTGGAGATATTGCTCCACATACAAAACGGGAATATAGACGTGGCAGCATCTCGGGTCAGGAGCTTTAAACGACGATATAAAAAATACCTGGAAATGGTGAAGGAGGGGCGGGTGATCCGTTTTTTAAAGTTGGTTGAAAGTTATCTTCAGGATCCGGCAGTGATAAAATGCGCCGTATTCGTCGACGAGGTCAAACAGATGGCGTCTGCTGTCGAGAATCAAGATTTGTTTGTCTTGAGCTTTATTGCCTGGATGCGATCTCGTATTACCTCCGAAACGCCTTATCAAGCGTTATTGGCTTTAGTAGAGGAACGAAAGCAACAATGATTAATCAACTTGTTTACAAAATCTATTAAAGGATCTCCAGTACTTGTCCTTATAGATTGAATAATCTATCTGCAGCTGGTCCTGATAGACAATGATAAGCTGATCAATGATGTGGGATGTCTTTCTGAATTCTGTACATGCAATGTAAACTTCCCGAATATTGTCTGCTGTCTCACGCCCGATGTTGAGGCTTCCGATATCGGGAGGAAAGCTAAGCATTAAGTCTTCTTCAAATTTATCCATTAAACCGTAAGTCTGCTGATCAGGCATTCCATGGCTAGTCGTGCCATCATAATCAATACGCAATATAGCGATCCATGGATGTGATGCTTTGCCGTCCCAGTCCAGTAAGGCAGTATTGATTACTGCCAGAATAGGGCTGCCATTTTGCATAGTACCTTCGAAGGCGGTGTATGAATCAAGGTCGGTATCGTGTTTTAGGTGTGTATATTTCTCGATAAATTCCTTTTCCCGCCAGATTAAATAGTCCTTTAGCTTGGTCAGCGGAATCAGCTCCCCCGTGGCCATGTCCTTGGATGTAACACTCAAACTGTCTATGGAAATGATTGAGTTCAGTTCTCCGATATAGTTGTCCAAGAATATTTCTACTCCGTGTGTAATGTTTGCTTTTTCATTTTCTGAGTAATCAGGATGGACGATGACAATATCCACTTCATCTGGCCGATAGGTATGAAGTATCGGGTAGAAGAACATGTCATTGATGTCAAACGAAAATCCGTACATCGTAATCTTGAGTTTTTCGATATCGTCGAAAGCAGGTTTCAGTGCTGTAAATTTCCAATTTGGAAGTGCTGGGGCAGATTCGATTAGGTTTTCGACAAAGGCGATGTTTTTGACAACCCCATCAGGCGTAATGACCAGCTCTGCGACGTGTTCATTATACATGCCGGTCAGAAAGTAGAGATCTTTCCGCAAGGCGTCTACTTTAGGGCTGAGCTTACTGAAAAAATTTTGGTCAATTTGGTCGTTATTTTTGACACTATGAAAAAATGCCTGTTCATTTTTTAAGAACCATGTCCAAAACTCGTGTATATTATCTTTTTTGTTGTGTTTTCTGCCAAAAATATTACTCAAAAAGCGCATAGTTGTCGTAGTTCAATCGAGCGTTCAGTAGTACCTGAATCTAAACGCCTGCTTTAAATTTAACGATATAATTATGATTCGCCAAGTGAATTCCTGATTAAATATTATCTGGCAAACAATTGTTGTGGCTGTTTGTTAAAGTTATTGTTGGAAATAATTAATTACTATCGGGCATAGGAATGTGGATGTTGTTCGTCTTTATATTCCGTAAGCTCTTAAAACAATTGTGTACATATGAAATTTTGTAAATTAACATTTTGTCTTTTGGCAGCGTCTGCGACACTTTCTTTTTCTGCTTGTAAATCAGGTCTGTCTGATGATAAACTAGAAGAAAAGATAGAGAACGCGTTAACCGGCCGTAACACGGTTGATGTTGAGGTCGAAAAAGGAAAAGTAATCCTAAGTGGTACGGCAGCTTCTGAGGAGGAGAAGCAGCAAATAGAATCCATCGCGAAGACTGCGGGAGATAAGGATGTGAAGTCCATTCAAAATAATATTATTGTTAGCGCTCCCGTTTCGGCAACACCGGCACCTATCCAAACTTCCAACGACGATGCTGTCCTGGGAGCGGCCGTTAATACCTTTATGAAAGATTTTCCCTCTGTTCAGGCGAGCGTCAAAAATGGTATCATTACCGTAACCGGGACATTGGAACAGGCAAAAGTGGTTACACTGAAACAAGGTTTAGACAATCTGAATCCCAAAAAAGTTGATTTGAGTGGTATTGTTGTCAAATAATTAAAACATTGAACATTATGTCATTGCAAGAAAAATATAAAGTCCTTTTGGACACCGCACAGTCTTCAGGTGTTAACGATCTCAATTATGCTGAGATGGACGGTGTACTACAGATCAGAGGTACAGCTCCGACTGCTGATGTAAAAAACAAGCTCTGGGAAATTTATGGTCATATAGATCCGAACTTTCAATCGGGTGATGTGGTCCTGAATGTCGATGTTGCCACCGAAGTGCCCGGGAGTCAGGTTAAGGTTATTACGGAAAATAGCAATCTAAATATCCGAAAAGGACCTGGCACGGATCAGCCTATCGTGGGAAAAGCAGCCAAAGGTGAAATCATTACATTGATCAGCAAAGCCAATGACCAATGGTGGCTGGTGAGAACCAAGGATAATGAAGAAGGTTACTGTTATGCGCAATATCTAGAATCTGTCTAGCTTTCCAATTACTGCTGCATGGCAGAAAAGGGATAAGTATTTGATCAATATTTATCCCTTTTTTTATTGCTTGTATGCAAGTCGAAGGCGATGTGTAGTTCTTTAAAGCCTGTAATAGACGGTGTCCCAAGTTTGGTGCAATAATTGTATTGTATTATTTGCAACAATTTTATTACAATATGGTGAAATGGAGATATCTCATATTTATTTTTTGCGTATGCGCAGGCCAGCTTACTTTTGCGCAGGAGTATGTCCGACTGGATAAAAGCAAATATCGTCTGCATTTATCTGAATCCCCAAAAGATACGGTCAGAATAATCGAAAGTGGACGAGCAGTTAAATTGAAGCAGGGGAACTATATCGTACAGCACAATCAGTTTATGGGTGCGGCTAATGCTTTTGTGCATGTAGGTAAAGAAGGGTTGATCGAAGGAAGCTTTAAGATTGAGAAAGGTGATCAGCATGGCATTGTGCGGACAAGGCATGGGATACTGGAGCAAATGATCGTAAAAACTGGAGAACTGCTGCATTTTCAATATGTTTTTACGGATACTTCAAGCCTGCGGCGGGACTATAAAAATGGTCGAATAAGCCAGGAAAAACGTGTGTTTTATTATCCTCAGGCGAAGAAGACAGTTCTGAAAACTTTTTATGAT from the Sphingobacterium thalpophilum genome contains:
- the yiaA gene encoding inner membrane protein YiaA, whose product is MEPLKNTIEEKNLKTDSNARNPLKPTGAFIGASWTALLVGTIGYCIGLWNASMTLNEKGYYFTVLLFALFAVISVQKSVRDKAEGLVVTELYYGLSWFATIAAVVLLIIGLWNADLLLSEKGFYAMSFSLSIFSAIAVQKNTRDAKLIDENEIKL
- a CDS encoding DUF695 domain-containing protein; translated protein: MRFLSNIFGRKHNKKDNIHEFWTWFLKNEQAFFHSVKNNDQIDQNFFSKLSPKVDALRKDLYFLTGMYNEHVAELVITPDGVVKNIAFVENLIESAPALPNWKFTALKPAFDDIEKLKITMYGFSFDINDMFFYPILHTYRPDEVDIVIVHPDYSENEKANITHGVEIFLDNYIGELNSIISIDSLSVTSKDMATGELIPLTKLKDYLIWREKEFIEKYTHLKHDTDLDSYTAFEGTMQNGSPILAVINTALLDWDGKASHPWIAILRIDYDGTTSHGMPDQQTYGLMDKFEEDLMLSFPPDIGSLNIGRETADNIREVYIACTEFRKTSHIIDQLIIVYQDQLQIDYSIYKDKYWRSFNRFCKQVD
- a CDS encoding BON domain-containing protein, which encodes MKFCKLTFCLLAASATLSFSACKSGLSDDKLEEKIENALTGRNTVDVEVEKGKVILSGTAASEEEKQQIESIAKTAGDKDVKSIQNNIIVSAPVSATPAPIQTSNDDAVLGAAVNTFMKDFPSVQASVKNGIITVTGTLEQAKVVTLKQGLDNLNPKKVDLSGIVVK
- a CDS encoding SH3 domain-containing protein gives rise to the protein MSLQEKYKVLLDTAQSSGVNDLNYAEMDGVLQIRGTAPTADVKNKLWEIYGHIDPNFQSGDVVLNVDVATEVPGSQVKVITENSNLNIRKGPGTDQPIVGKAAKGEIITLISKANDQWWLVRTKDNEEGYCYAQYLESV